In a single window of the Ancylobacter polymorphus genome:
- a CDS encoding DUF72 domain-containing protein yields the protein MSPSAPIRIGVGGWTFEPWRGVFYPDGLTQKRELEYAASKLTAIEINGTYYGSQKPESFAKWHAETPEGFVFTLKGPRFTTNRRVLAEAGESIERFFNSGVTELKEKLGPVNWQFMATKKFDPDDFAAFLKLLPKRVDGRDIRHAVEVRHESFKTPDFVALAREHGVAIVHAGDSDFPAIADVTAPFVYARIMGTSEDEALGYGEKALDGWAATARAWARGETPEAHKPTLLTPPAEATPREVFLFVISGFKPRNPAAAQALIARV from the coding sequence ATGTCCCCTTCCGCACCCATCCGCATCGGCGTCGGTGGCTGGACCTTCGAGCCCTGGCGCGGGGTGTTCTATCCCGACGGCCTGACCCAGAAGCGCGAGCTGGAATATGCCGCGTCGAAGCTCACCGCCATCGAGATCAACGGCACCTATTACGGCTCGCAAAAGCCCGAGAGTTTCGCCAAATGGCATGCGGAGACGCCGGAAGGCTTCGTCTTCACGCTGAAAGGCCCGCGCTTCACCACCAATCGCCGCGTGCTGGCCGAGGCGGGTGAATCGATCGAGCGCTTCTTCAACAGCGGCGTCACCGAGCTGAAGGAAAAGCTCGGCCCGGTGAACTGGCAGTTCATGGCCACCAAGAAGTTCGACCCGGACGATTTCGCCGCCTTCCTCAAGCTCCTGCCCAAGCGTGTCGACGGCCGCGACATCCGCCACGCGGTGGAGGTGCGGCATGAGAGCTTCAAGACGCCGGATTTCGTCGCTCTGGCGCGCGAGCATGGCGTCGCCATCGTCCATGCCGGCGACAGCGATTTCCCCGCCATCGCCGATGTCACCGCCCCCTTCGTCTATGCGCGGATCATGGGCACAAGCGAGGACGAGGCGCTGGGCTATGGGGAAAAGGCGCTGGACGGCTGGGCCGCCACCGCGCGGGCCTGGGCGAGGGGCGAGACGCCGGAAGCGCACAAGCCGACCCTGCTCACCCCGCCGGCGGAAGCGACGCCGCGCGAGGTGTTCCTGTTCGTCATCTCCGGCTTCAAGCCGCGCAATCCCGCCGCCGCGCAGGCGCTCATCGCGCGGGTATGA
- a CDS encoding ATP-binding protein — protein MSRAAGARAPLGRLVALRIVLFAALAMLAQLVAVLIDYGSDPDNMARLVLEQESAELAAGLSLHDTRLAYELPEELRRRYGAAGTGYVARVRTAQGAVLFSHCDDACTAHFLPLDLNPPSFWLRIIAPGYPLSFAGGRTVEIGPRTAFIEVAVTGDPQGAVWGVLAHEVVDHMVLPMSLTLLFVLGATLLSIRAALRPVTAAAEQAERLDPLSPDARLEEAGMPREIAQLAGAVNRSYARTRELMNAQKLFTSAIAHEIRTPLAVIRLELENIDHPAARRTLGELDELTHFVDQMVMLARLEAADRSGFTPIALDEIGREIVGTLAPIVYARGARIGFEDAGDVYVPGNAALLKDAVRNLIENALRHGGPGVSITVRSDDGPGISVIDDGRGFDPDAPGEATDPPGHYRRAGGLGIGLEIVRRIAALHGGRLEIARAAPHGTHARLVFPVAPVIPAR, from the coding sequence ATGAGCCGCGCCGCCGGGGCGCGTGCGCCGCTGGGGCGCCTCGTCGCGCTGCGCATCGTGCTGTTCGCCGCGCTCGCCATGCTGGCACAGCTTGTCGCGGTGCTGATCGACTATGGCAGCGACCCCGACAATATGGCGCGCCTCGTGCTGGAGCAGGAAAGCGCGGAACTTGCCGCCGGACTGTCGCTGCACGACACCCGCCTCGCCTATGAACTGCCGGAGGAACTGCGCCGGCGCTATGGCGCGGCCGGCACGGGCTATGTCGCCCGCGTGCGCACCGCGCAGGGCGCGGTGCTGTTCTCGCATTGCGACGACGCCTGCACCGCGCATTTCCTGCCCCTCGACCTCAACCCGCCCTCCTTCTGGCTGCGTATCATCGCGCCCGGCTATCCGCTGAGCTTCGCCGGCGGGCGCACGGTGGAGATCGGCCCGCGCACCGCCTTTATCGAAGTGGCGGTGACCGGCGACCCGCAGGGCGCGGTGTGGGGCGTGCTGGCGCATGAGGTGGTGGACCATATGGTGCTGCCGATGAGCCTCACTTTGCTCTTCGTGCTCGGCGCCACGCTGCTCTCCATCCGCGCCGCGCTGCGCCCGGTGACGGCGGCGGCGGAGCAGGCGGAGCGGCTCGACCCGCTGAGCCCCGATGCAAGGCTGGAAGAGGCCGGCATGCCGCGCGAGATCGCCCAGCTGGCCGGGGCAGTGAACCGCTCCTATGCCCGCACCCGCGAATTGATGAACGCGCAGAAGCTGTTCACCTCCGCCATCGCCCATGAAATCCGCACGCCGCTGGCGGTGATCCGGCTGGAGCTGGAGAATATCGACCACCCCGCCGCGCGCCGCACGCTGGGGGAACTGGACGAGCTGACGCATTTTGTCGATCAGATGGTGATGCTGGCGCGGCTGGAGGCGGCGGACCGCAGCGGCTTCACGCCCATTGCGCTCGACGAGATTGGCCGCGAGATCGTCGGCACGCTGGCGCCGATCGTCTATGCGCGCGGCGCCCGTATCGGCTTCGAGGACGCGGGCGACGTGTATGTGCCCGGCAATGCCGCCCTGCTGAAGGACGCGGTGCGCAATCTGATCGAGAACGCGCTGCGCCATGGCGGGCCGGGCGTTTCCATCACGGTACGCAGCGATGACGGCCCGGGCATCAGCGTCATCGATGACGGGCGCGGCTTCGACCCCGACGCGCCGGGCGAGGCGACGGACCCGCCCGGCCATTACCGCCGCGCCGGCGGGCTCGGCATCGGGCTGGAAATCGTCCGCCGCATCGCCGCGCTGCATGGCGGGCGGCTGGAAATCGCCCGCGCCGCCCCGCACGGCACCCATGCGCGGCTGGTGTTTCCCGTCGCGCCGGTCATACCCGCGCGATGA
- a CDS encoding response regulator has protein sequence MRLLLVEDSARLRELVGETIRGAGWRLDAVGGVADAQAALASTHYDLVLLDLGLPDGDGLDLVRGLRRSRSSTPVLVLTARGAVDERIAGLDAGADDYLTKPFNNGELLARARALLRRAPVSADPVLEAGALRFDPATQEARCGEEVIALAPRERATLEILLRNAGRVTPKRGLEETLSEYDEEISPNAIEVLMSRLRRRLAPYPTRTAIETVRGVGYLLRETEG, from the coding sequence ATGCGGCTTCTCCTCGTTGAAGACAGCGCGCGGCTGCGCGAGCTCGTCGGCGAGACCATCCGCGGCGCCGGGTGGCGGCTCGACGCGGTGGGCGGCGTCGCGGACGCGCAGGCCGCTTTAGCCAGCACGCACTACGACCTCGTGCTGCTCGATCTCGGCCTGCCGGACGGCGACGGGCTCGACCTCGTGCGCGGCCTCAGGCGCAGCCGCAGCAGCACGCCGGTGCTGGTGCTGACCGCGCGCGGGGCGGTGGACGAGCGCATCGCCGGGCTCGACGCCGGGGCCGACGACTACCTCACCAAGCCGTTCAACAATGGCGAACTGCTCGCCCGCGCCCGCGCCCTGCTGCGCCGCGCGCCGGTTTCCGCCGATCCCGTGCTGGAGGCGGGGGCGCTGCGCTTCGACCCGGCGACGCAGGAAGCGCGCTGCGGCGAGGAGGTGATCGCGCTGGCCCCGCGCGAGCGGGCGACGCTGGAAATATTGCTGCGCAATGCCGGCCGGGTGACGCCCAAGCGCGGACTGGAGGAAACGCTGTCCGAATATGACGAGGAGATCAGCCCCAACGCCATCGAGGTGCTGATGTCGCGGCTGCGCCGGCGGCTGGCGCCCTATCCGACCCGCACCGCCATCGAGACGGTGCGCGGCGTCGGCTATCTCCTGCGCGAGACCGAGGGATGA
- a CDS encoding cytochrome b/b6 domain-containing protein yields the protein MTDRVAQAGGVPPSAAGANVRVWDPVVRLFHWTVVAGCVLNLFVLEDGELPHEIVGYAVAAALTIRLVWGFIGTRHARFADFVPTPSRLIAYVRALLRGEEPRMLGHNPAGAVMMLALMALLAAVCLTGWMTTLDAFWGEDWLEELHEGLANAILVLALLHAAAALFESWRHRENLVWSMVTGWKRR from the coding sequence ATGACCGACAGGGTCGCTCAAGCCGGCGGCGTCCCGCCGTCGGCCGCGGGCGCGAACGTCCGGGTGTGGGATCCGGTCGTGCGCCTGTTCCACTGGACGGTCGTCGCCGGCTGCGTCCTCAACCTGTTCGTTCTGGAAGATGGCGAGCTGCCGCATGAAATCGTCGGCTATGCCGTCGCCGCCGCGCTCACCATCCGCCTCGTCTGGGGCTTCATCGGCACGCGGCACGCCCGCTTTGCCGACTTCGTACCGACGCCCTCCCGGCTCATCGCCTATGTGCGCGCCCTCTTGCGCGGCGAGGAGCCGCGCATGCTCGGCCACAACCCGGCCGGCGCGGTGATGATGCTGGCGCTGATGGCGCTGCTCGCCGCCGTCTGCCTCACCGGCTGGATGACGACGCTCGACGCCTTCTGGGGCGAGGACTGGCTGGAGGAGCTTCACGAGGGCCTCGCCAATGCCATACTGGTGCTTGCCCTGCTGCACGCGGCGGCGGCGCTGTTCGAGAGCTGGCGCCACCGCGAGAACCTCGTATGGTCGATGGTGACGGGCTGGAAAAGGCGGTGA
- a CDS encoding PepSY domain-containing protein yields the protein MKKIIAGLVAVSVLAPAAAFAGPVCTTEAKDKWMSEDAMKAKVAEMGYQKIKTFKVSGSCYEIYGYTKDNKKAEVYFNPVTGAVVKAEID from the coding sequence ATGAAGAAGATCATTGCCGGCCTCGTTGCCGTCTCCGTCCTTGCTCCCGCCGCCGCTTTCGCCGGCCCGGTCTGCACGACGGAAGCCAAGGACAAGTGGATGAGCGAGGACGCCATGAAGGCCAAGGTGGCCGAGATGGGATATCAGAAGATCAAGACCTTCAAGGTCTCGGGCTCCTGCTACGAAATCTATGGCTACACCAAGGACAACAAGAAGGCCGAAGTCTATTTCAACCCGGTGACCGGCGCCGTCGTCAAGGCCGAGATCGACTGA
- a CDS encoding phosphoketolase family protein, whose amino-acid sequence MASQQATETLAPDLLNRMNAWWRAANYLSVGQIYLLANPLLREKLTLEHVKPRLLGHWGTTPGLNFLYVHLNRLIRDTGAEVLFIAGPGHGAPGVVAATYLEGTYSELYPDVSQDEAGLCRLFRQFSFPGGIPSHAAPETPGSIHEGGELGYSLSHAYGAVLDNPDLIVACVVGDGEAETGPLATSWHGNKFLNPASDGAVLPILHLNGYKIANPTVLARIPHEELKSLFEGYGYDPIFVEGEDPEPMHQAMAAALNEAHGKIRAIQDAARTRGDTDRPRWPMIILRSPKGWTGPKTVDGKKAEGFWRSHQVPFSDMSKPEHLTLLEDWMKSYKPEELFDAAGTLKPEIASLAPEGVKRMSANPHANGGALRRPLRLPDFTAYAAEVAHPGEKELESTAIMGAFLRDVMKDNAASKNFRVFGPDETASNRLQALFEVTNRAWDAETLSYDDHLARDGRVMEMLSEHMCQGWLEGYLLTGRHGLFSCYEAFIHIVDSMFNQHAKWLKSASEVEWRRPIASLNYLLTSHVWRQDHNGFSHQDPGFIDHVVNKKAEIVRVYLPPDANTLLYVTDHCLRSWNRVNVIVAGKQPAPQWLDMDSAIKHCAKGIGMWEWASTDGGVDPDVVLACAGDVPTLETLAAADLLRGFFPDLKVRVVNVVDLMTLQPQSEHPHGLSETDFDALFTTDKPVIFAYHGYPWLIHRLAYRRTNHDNMHVRGYVEEGSTTTPFDMVVRNRLDRFHLVADVLDRVPQLKTNTHVRQAIRDKLTEHARYIRAHGLDMPEVREWKWSGGK is encoded by the coding sequence ATGGCATCGCAGCAGGCGACGGAGACTCTCGCGCCGGACCTTCTCAACCGCATGAACGCCTGGTGGCGGGCGGCGAACTATCTCTCCGTCGGGCAGATCTACCTGCTCGCCAACCCGCTGCTGCGCGAGAAGCTGACGCTGGAACATGTGAAGCCGCGCCTGCTCGGCCATTGGGGCACGACGCCGGGGCTGAACTTCCTCTATGTCCATCTCAACCGGCTGATCCGCGACACCGGCGCGGAGGTGCTGTTCATCGCCGGCCCCGGCCATGGCGCGCCCGGCGTGGTGGCGGCGACCTATCTGGAAGGCACCTATAGCGAGCTCTACCCCGATGTCTCGCAGGACGAGGCCGGGCTGTGCCGGCTGTTCCGGCAGTTCTCCTTCCCCGGCGGCATTCCCAGCCACGCGGCGCCGGAAACCCCCGGCTCGATCCATGAAGGCGGCGAGCTCGGCTATTCGCTCTCCCACGCCTATGGCGCGGTGCTGGACAACCCGGACCTGATCGTCGCCTGCGTCGTCGGCGACGGCGAGGCCGAGACCGGGCCGCTCGCCACCTCCTGGCACGGCAACAAGTTCCTCAACCCCGCCAGCGACGGCGCGGTGCTGCCGATCCTGCACCTCAACGGCTACAAGATCGCCAACCCGACCGTGCTCGCCCGCATCCCGCATGAGGAGCTGAAAAGCCTGTTCGAGGGCTATGGCTACGACCCGATCTTCGTCGAGGGCGAAGACCCCGAGCCGATGCACCAGGCGATGGCGGCGGCGCTGAACGAGGCGCATGGCAAGATCCGCGCGATCCAGGATGCGGCGCGCACCCGCGGCGACACCGACCGCCCGCGCTGGCCGATGATCATCCTGCGCAGCCCCAAGGGCTGGACCGGGCCGAAGACGGTGGACGGCAAGAAGGCGGAGGGCTTCTGGCGCTCGCATCAGGTGCCGTTCTCCGACATGTCGAAGCCCGAGCACCTGACCCTGCTCGAAGACTGGATGAAGAGCTACAAGCCGGAAGAGCTGTTCGACGCGGCGGGGACGCTCAAGCCCGAGATCGCCTCGCTGGCGCCCGAGGGCGTGAAGCGCATGAGCGCCAACCCGCACGCCAATGGCGGCGCGCTGCGCCGGCCGCTGCGCCTGCCGGATTTCACCGCCTATGCGGCGGAGGTCGCCCATCCCGGCGAGAAGGAGCTGGAATCCACCGCCATCATGGGCGCCTTCCTGCGCGACGTGATGAAGGACAATGCGGCGTCGAAGAATTTCCGCGTCTTCGGCCCGGACGAGACCGCCTCCAACCGGCTGCAGGCGCTGTTCGAGGTGACCAACCGCGCCTGGGACGCGGAGACGCTGTCCTATGACGACCATCTCGCCCGCGACGGGCGGGTGATGGAAATGCTCTCCGAGCATATGTGCCAGGGCTGGCTGGAGGGCTATCTGCTCACCGGCCGGCACGGGCTGTTCTCCTGCTACGAGGCGTTCATCCACATCGTCGATTCGATGTTCAACCAGCACGCCAAATGGCTGAAATCCGCCTCCGAGGTGGAATGGCGCCGGCCCATCGCCTCGCTCAACTATCTGCTCACCTCGCATGTCTGGCGGCAGGACCATAATGGCTTCAGCCACCAGGACCCCGGCTTCATCGACCATGTCGTAAACAAGAAGGCGGAGATCGTGCGCGTCTACCTGCCGCCGGACGCCAACACGCTGCTCTATGTCACCGACCACTGCCTGCGCTCGTGGAACCGGGTCAATGTCATCGTCGCCGGCAAGCAGCCCGCGCCGCAATGGCTCGACATGGACAGCGCCATCAAGCACTGCGCCAAGGGCATCGGCATGTGGGAATGGGCCTCCACCGATGGCGGCGTCGACCCGGATGTGGTGCTGGCCTGCGCCGGCGACGTGCCCACGCTGGAGACGCTGGCCGCCGCCGACCTGCTGCGCGGCTTCTTCCCGGACCTCAAGGTGCGCGTGGTCAATGTGGTCGACCTGATGACGCTGCAGCCGCAATCCGAGCACCCGCACGGGCTGTCGGAGACGGATTTCGACGCGCTGTTCACCACCGACAAGCCGGTGATCTTCGCCTATCACGGCTATCCCTGGCTCATCCACCGCCTCGCCTATCGCCGCACCAACCACGACAACATGCATGTGCGCGGCTATGTCGAGGAAGGTTCCACCACCACGCCCTTCGACATGGTGGTGCGCAACCGGCTCGACCGCTTCCACCTCGTCGCCGACGTGCTCGACCGGGTGCCGCAGCTCAAGACCAACACCCATGTCCGGCAGGCGATCCGCGACAAGCTGACCGAGCATGCCCGCTATATCCGCGCCCACGGCCTCGACATGCCGGAAGTGCGCGAGTGGAAATGGTCCGGGGGCAAGTGA
- a CDS encoding zinc-dependent alcohol dehydrogenase family protein produces MKAMVLHATGEALRFEQRALPAPGPGEIRVRVEACAVCRTDLHVVDGDLPPGPLPIIPGHEVVGIVEAQGEGVEVPALGTRVRIPWLGHSCGHCPYCASQRENLCDAPAFTGYTRDGGFASHIVADAAFCFPLIGFDDPVAAAPLMCAGLIGWRTLKLAGEAQRVGLYGFGAAAHLIAQLCRWQGREVYAFTRAGDEGAQQLALSLGARWAGSSGEAPPVPLDAALIFAPVGALVPLALRAVRKGGRVVCGGIHMSDIPQFPYSLLWEERQVLSVANLTRDDAHEFLALAPRAGVRATTHVYRLEQANDALADLRAGQFQGAAVLVP; encoded by the coding sequence ATGAAGGCCATGGTCCTCCACGCCACTGGCGAGGCGCTGCGTTTCGAACAACGCGCGCTGCCGGCGCCCGGCCCCGGGGAAATCCGGGTGCGGGTGGAAGCCTGCGCCGTGTGCCGTACCGATCTTCACGTCGTCGATGGCGATCTGCCGCCCGGCCCGCTGCCCATCATCCCCGGCCATGAGGTGGTCGGCATTGTCGAGGCGCAGGGCGAAGGGGTCGAGGTGCCCGCGCTCGGCACCCGCGTCAGAATCCCGTGGCTCGGCCATAGCTGCGGCCACTGCCCCTATTGCGCCAGCCAGCGCGAGAATCTGTGCGACGCCCCCGCCTTCACCGGCTACACCCGCGACGGCGGCTTCGCCTCGCATATCGTCGCCGATGCCGCCTTCTGCTTTCCGCTCATCGGCTTCGACGATCCCGTCGCCGCCGCGCCGCTGATGTGCGCCGGGTTGATCGGCTGGCGCACGCTGAAACTGGCGGGGGAGGCCCAGCGCGTCGGGCTCTACGGCTTCGGCGCCGCCGCCCATCTCATCGCCCAGCTCTGCCGCTGGCAGGGGCGCGAGGTCTATGCCTTTACCCGCGCCGGCGACGAGGGCGCGCAACAGCTCGCCCTCTCGCTCGGCGCGCGCTGGGCGGGAAGCTCGGGCGAGGCGCCGCCGGTGCCGCTCGACGCCGCGCTGATCTTCGCCCCCGTCGGCGCGCTGGTGCCGCTCGCCCTGCGCGCGGTGCGCAAAGGCGGTCGGGTGGTGTGCGGCGGCATCCATATGAGCGACATCCCGCAATTTCCCTATTCGCTCTTGTGGGAAGAGCGGCAGGTGCTGTCCGTCGCCAACCTGACCCGTGACGACGCGCACGAATTCCTCGCCCTCGCCCCGCGGGCCGGGGTGCGGGCGACCACCCATGTCTACCGGCTGGAACAGGCCAATGACGCCCTCGCCGATCTGCGCGCGGGCCAATTTCAGGGGGCGGCGGTGCTGGTCCCGTGA
- a CDS encoding HlyD family secretion protein, with amino-acid sequence MAGQRRFQAFSLALVLAAALAAPAAAQETGSGTASPTGLAARLQGLIGKLTGNRLPEGIVSTNGRIEAEQVLVAAKLAGRVLTVLVEEGQTVETGQVVARMDTSELEAQLAGAQAQVRRAEKAIAEAEAAIAQRESERTLAQQEHERASKLKESGFGTAQSLDLRQSQLNVALAALKAAHASLDEADAAADAARAEVARVQSLIDDSTLRAPRRGRVEYRLVQSGEVVAAGAPIVTLLDLSDVYMTVFVPARVAGRLAMGDEARIILDPAPDYVVPAKVSFVATGAQFTPKAVETADEREKLMFRVKLRIAPELLRQYEDRVKAGVRGLAYVRTDPATPWPDRLAVKLPQ; translated from the coding sequence ATGGCAGGTCAGCGACGGTTCCAGGCTTTCTCTCTCGCGCTCGTGCTCGCGGCCGCCCTCGCCGCGCCGGCAGCGGCCCAGGAGACGGGTTCCGGCACGGCCTCGCCCACCGGTCTCGCGGCGCGCCTGCAGGGGCTGATCGGCAAGCTCACCGGCAACCGGCTGCCGGAGGGCATCGTCTCCACCAATGGGCGGATCGAGGCGGAGCAGGTGCTGGTCGCCGCCAAGCTCGCCGGCCGCGTGCTCACCGTGCTGGTGGAAGAGGGCCAGACGGTGGAGACCGGGCAGGTCGTCGCCCGCATGGACACGTCCGAGCTGGAAGCCCAGCTCGCCGGCGCGCAGGCGCAGGTGCGCCGGGCGGAAAAGGCCATTGCCGAGGCGGAAGCCGCCATCGCCCAGCGCGAGAGCGAGCGCACGCTGGCGCAGCAGGAACATGAGCGCGCCTCCAAGCTGAAGGAGAGCGGCTTCGGCACCGCCCAGTCGCTCGACTTGCGCCAGAGCCAGCTCAATGTCGCGCTGGCCGCGCTCAAGGCGGCCCATGCCTCGCTGGACGAGGCGGACGCCGCCGCCGATGCCGCGCGGGCGGAGGTGGCGCGGGTGCAGTCGCTGATCGACGATTCCACCTTGCGGGCGCCCCGGCGCGGCCGGGTCGAATACCGGCTGGTGCAGTCGGGCGAGGTGGTCGCCGCCGGTGCGCCCATCGTCACCCTGCTCGACCTGTCGGATGTCTACATGACCGTGTTCGTGCCGGCGCGCGTCGCCGGGCGGCTGGCCATGGGCGACGAGGCGCGGATCATTCTCGATCCCGCGCCGGATTATGTCGTGCCGGCCAAGGTGAGCTTCGTCGCCACCGGCGCGCAGTTCACGCCGAAGGCGGTGGAGACGGCGGATGAGCGGGAAAAGCTGATGTTCCGCGTCAAGCTGCGCATCGCGCCGGAGCTGCTGCGGCAATATGAGGACCGGGTGAAGGCCGGGGTGCGCGGCCTCGCCTATGTCCGCACCGATCCGGCGACGCCGTGGCCGGATAGGCTCGCGGTCAAGCTGCCGCAATGA